Within Quercus lobata isolate SW786 chromosome 5, ValleyOak3.0 Primary Assembly, whole genome shotgun sequence, the genomic segment AGATACTTTTTCCTTGAGGGGTATGATTAGGTATGCCGCCCAGAAGAGTGGGTTACCATGCCTCGTGGTTTTGATAATACCTGGGCACTAGTTAAAGCCTCAGGTTTTGACACTGACAGCTTTTGTTTTACCGTCAGCTTTTAGCCTTTTATTACTCCATTTAGTGTTTTAATGTCGTcgttttgtctcttttttttagcCTGCACCTGTCCACTTATAACTGCCGAGTAGGAGGCGTTCATCTGTCGCGTTCTTGAAATCCTATTGGAGTAACGAAAGTGTAGGGACTTAATTACCCTTGACACTATTCACTTGTATTGCGGGGGTCCAGAGCCGACTGCTGAAGCTCGCAGGTTGGACAAATTTTCTCGTCGATGTGAGTAGACTCTTTATTGCCTCCGTCAATTTACTCATCTCGTCTGTTGTACTAGCATTAGTTATTTTGTGCAGAGATGGAATCTGCTAAATAAAGGGTGAGGGCTACCGTGGCCCacaaaaaggaggagaagaagcCAAAGGAAACAGAAGGGGGACCCTCGTCAGCCCCCACGACTGTCTCTAAAGTCTCGAAAAGGAAGCCTGACGGGAAGGACGACCGTCCTTCTAAAAAGGCTACCGTCACTCCCGGGGATGTGTCTCCGAAGAGGAAGTCGCCCTTTAAGTCAAGCCATGGTGCGAGCAAGGGGGTAATGACTTCCTCTGATCTCGTCATCGAGGGCCTTCGTTGCCTTCTGACCCATAAGGACTATGCCGTCGAGAAAGTGAGGTCCTTCATAAAGCCGACGGATATAGGGCCTTGCAATCTGTTAAGGACGGAGGACTTAGGGGCGTCGGCTCTTTTCGAGCTTGCTAGGGTATGCTTGCTTCCTCAGGTTAAGTTGGTTTCGTCTCTTTTTGATTCATCTGACTGACGCCTGTATCTTTTTCAGGCCTTGGTGCGTGTTAAGGCTCTTCAGGATCGTTGTGTCGCTAAGGAGGGGGTCGTCAGCCGAGTTAGGAAGCATAATGCAAACTTGATGAATGAGCAGGGGCAATATAAGGATGTCGTCCGCACTCTAAATAATGAGCTGAAGGAGACAAAGGGGAAGTTGGAGGAGGCAGATTGTCAAAAGGAGGCACTGCAGCAAGAGGTGACGGCTTTGCGTGAAAAGGTGGAGACTTCTGGGACTGATGCTGTCCAAGAATTTAAGGCGTCGCAATCATTTATTGACTTTTGTGCTGACTATTATGGCACTGGGTTTGATGATTGCCTTAAACAAGTCGCGTCAGTTTTCCCAGAGCTGGACCTATCTGGGATTACGATGGATGATGAAGGTGACGGCTCCCCTAAGTCCAATCCTCCTCCCAAGGATGACGGCGTCGTCTTTCTAGCACAACCTGCTGCCAATCCTCCTCATACTCCTGCTTCCAACCCTCCAACGGTGTTTGTAGATGTTGAAAATCTTGAGTCTCAGAAAGATGATGGGAACATTACTGACGCTCCTGCTACTTGATTTTGCTTTATGtgtatttcatttatttttcaaacaatgtTTAAGTGCCTCTTTGGCTTTTGAGCTTTTATTTGTAGACAGTTTATCTTGTTATATGGCATGTTACTCCCGTCGTTTTCCACTTTTTAATTGTTGATGTGTTGTGTGTTGGATGAATTCGTCGGCCTACAATCCCGTCTGTTCTGGAAAACTCGTTAACTTTAAGGGTGGTCTTGTTTATTATAAAAATCCATCAACAAGGGCTTCGTGCAACTTATGTTCTTTTTGAGCTCGTCTATCTTATCCCTTGAGTTTGATAAGCTCGTCAGTTTCATGAGCTTTACCTCTAGGCATTTGATTGTGTTGCTAACCTTACGACCTCGTCCACTTTATAGACTTTTAAGGAACGCTATTTTTATAGGACCGTCAGCTTTATAGCTTCATCCATGTTAATgatcttgtcatttttgttaGCCCATCGGCTTTATAGCCTCGTCCATGTTATGGACTTAACGACcttgttatttttataatctCACCTATTTTAATGAGACCGTCGGCTTTATAGCTCTGTCCATGTTATGGACTTAATGACCATGTCATTTTTTGCAATCTCACCCATTTTAATGAGACCGTCGGCTTTATAGCTTCGTCCATGTTATGGACTTAATGACcttgtcattttttataatCTCATCCATTTTAATGAGACCATTGGCTTTATAGCTTCGTCCATGTCATGGACTTAATGACCTTGTCATTTTTATAATCTCACCCATTTTAATGAGACCATCGGCTTTATAGCTCCGTCCATGTTATGGACTTAATGACCTTGTCATTTTTATAATCTCACCCATTTTAATGACCTCATTTTATAGTCTCATCCATTTGATGAGACCGTCGGCTTTTGTGAACTTCAAATTGTCCACTTTTGTGGACTCAGTCGTTCACTCTAGTCGTCCACTTTTGTGGACTTAGTTGTCCACTTTAGTCATCCACTTTTGTGAACTTAGTCGTCCACTTCTTGTGGACTGTAGATTTGTAAATAGAAATTTAAGCCATTTTTGAATAAAAtcctcttattgccatgcattcgtaaaaaaaagtaattcaaaaatcaaatcctGCCCTTTGggctaaaaaggaaaaaaggtaTTGTTGCAAAAACTAAATGATAAAACTGAGTATAACTAAAATTTGCTATGGTGAactgtaaataaaaaaaaagggttagtCTTCATGCCGCCATCTCTACTGGTAATACTTCCACAAGTGCTCGGTGTTCCCTAGATGCGGCAGCTTCTGTCCGTCTAACGTCTCTAGGTGGTAAGTGTCTTTCCTTTGCCATGACGTGATttggtaaggtccttcccaattggggccgagcttCCCTTGGGAAGGGTCTCTAGCAGTGCCCATGACTCTCTTGAGAACGAGATCTCCAACTTGGAAGTCTCTATGTTGGACCCGAGAGTTGTAATGCTTAGCCATGCGGTCCTGGTACCTTGCAAGCCTTTGTTCTGCCGTTGCCCTGACTTCGTCCACTAGGTCAAGCTGTAGTCGCATGGCCTCGTCGTTCTTGCTTTTGTCATGATTGTgtaccctgtagcttgtgagtccAACTTTGGCCGGGATGACTGCTTCGCTCCCGTATGTTAGCCAGAACAGTGTCTCTCCTGTGGGCATCCTTGCTtttgtcctgtatgcccatagtatgcttgGCAATTCTTCAGGTCATATACCCTTTGCCTCCTCGAGCCAaatcttgataattttgagcaaggatcgATTCGTGACTTTGACCTGCCCGttagcttgagggtgggcgggggaggagtagtggttTCTTATCCCTAACTGTAAGCAAAAGTCCTGGAAGgagtcgttgtcgaattgcttcCCGTTATTCGAGACTAAAACTCTAGGgatgccaaacctgcatacgatgcATCTCCAGATGAAACTCCTCACGTTCTTCTCCAtgatggtggccaaggcttcagcttccacccactttgtaaagtagtcaatacccactactAGGAACTTCAGCTGTCGTACTGCTTTAGGGAATGACCCCATAATATCTAATCCCCACTGAGCGAACAACCATGGGGCCATCATTGGGGTCAACTCTTTGGTTGGTTGTCTAACAATATTGCTGAACTTTTGGCATTTGTTGTAGGTTTTGACATAAGCCtcggcgtccttctgcatggtgggccaatagtaaCCTGCTCGCACAAGCTTGTGTACTAATGACCTTGACCCCGAGTGGTTTCCACAAATTCCCTCGTGTATCTCCCTCATGACGTAGTCTACCTCTTCCGTACCTAAGCATCTCAGATACGGAcgggagaagcctcttttgtacaagacatcttttatcaagacgaatcTTGCTGCCTGGACCTTCAGCTTTCTCACGGCCTCCTTCTCGTTTGGCAAGATGCCGTTCTTTAAGTATGAAACTAATGGTGTGGTCCAGTTACTTTCAGAGCCTATCTCCTGTATGTCGTCGGaatctattagtggagaaagctgaacaaaagagagtacattaccGGGAGTGATATATGTTCTGCTGGAGCGACTTTGGCAAGACGGTCGGCTCGCTCATTTTCTTCTCTGGGGATTTGGATGATTTTGGCCTCTAGATCATCTACTCTTCTCTTTACTTGATCCAGGTATCTCTTCATCTTTTCGCCCTTACACTCACAGTCTCCATTCACTTGGTTAGTAacgacctgagagtcgcagTAAATGACCACGCTCGCGGCTTCTGCTGCTTTGGCGAGGTAAAGGCTTGCTACTAATGCTTCATATTccgcttcattgttggtggtggGGAAGTCGAGgcggaccatacattcaaccATGTCTCCTTCGGGCGACAATAGTATGACGTCGGCCCTCCCGACCTACCTGTTGGACGACCCGTCTGTATGTATGCTCCACTAAGGGGATTCCCCTGCCCCTTGTCTTCGTCGTGGGTGAATTCTGCTATGAAGTTCGCGACAATCTGTCCTTTGATGGCAGTCTGCGGGCGGTACTGGATGTCAAACTCGCTCAATTCTATGGCCCATAACGCCAATCGACCTGCAGCTTCAGGGTTACTCATCGCCCGCCGTAGGGTCTTGTCGGTTGGGACAATCaccgtatgggcttgaaagtatggCTTGCGTTTGCAAGCTGCTGTAACTAATGCAAAGacgagtttctccataggtgggtatctttcttcggcatcGCGAAGCACCCAGCTGGCATAATACACGGGCTTTTacactctttcttcttctctgaccAAGGCAGCGCTGACGGCTGCAGGGGAGACAGCTAGATAGAGGAAAAGTTCTTTTCTTGGCTGCGATGGACTTAGCAGCGGCGGGGAAGAGAGATAGCTTTTAACTCTTCGAATGCCTGCTGACATTCGACAATCCACTTGAATGATCTCTTTAGTGTGTGGAAGAAAGGCAAACACTTGTCTCTTGCCCTCAACACAAACCTATTTAGTGCTGCTATTTTTCCATTGAGGCTTTGTacttccttcacatttcttggggGTGCCATCTCCATTATGGCCCAGATCTTGTCCGGGTTGGCCTCGATGCTCCTTTGAGATACAATgaatcctaggaattttcccGCCGTCACTCCGAAGACGcactttcctggattgagcttcatgttgtaagaaTGAAGGGTGTCGAATGTTTCCTTGAGGTCCTCCAagtgatcttcctcccttcggcttttTACCAGCATGTCGTCAACGTAGACTTGGACATTTCTCCCAATTTGCTGTGcaaacattttgttcataagCCTCTGGTATGTCGCGCCCGCATTTTTCAGGCCAAATAACATCACTTtataacagaagaggccttggctggttacgaacgaagttTTCTCCTGATCAGCTTCGTGCATTCAGATTTGGTTGTAACTcgagaaagcgtccataaaTCTTAACAGCTGGTGCCAAGTCATAGAGTCTACTAGAACGTCAACCCTCGGGAGGGGATAGCTGTCTTTGGGGCATGCTTTGTTAAGGTCGGTGAAGTCCATGCACATCCGCCACTTCCAGCTAGCTTTCTTAACCATCACTACGTTTACCAACCAATCGGGGTAGTAAACCTCCCTAATCAAATTTGCCTCCTGTAGTTTGCGGACCTCTTCCGCAAAATTTGCCTCCTGTAGTTTGCGGACCTCTTTCGTTATGGCTTGATCTCACTCCGGGGCGAACACCCTCTTCTTCTGTCAAATGGGTGGGAAGGAGGGCGACACATTCAGCCTATGTACCATGACTGAAGGGTCTATCCCTGACATGTCTTCGTGGCTCCAAGCGAATACATCTCGATTACTTCTGAGAAAGGTTGTGAGTGCTTGACAGAGCGTGGGATTAGTGAGGGTTCCAATTTTGGTTGTTCGGTCGAGCTTGGAGTCGTCAAGAAGTATTTCTTCAAGCTTCTCTACGGGTTTCGTCGCCATGTGGTGTTCTTCTATGTTCATGGCTTGGAGGTGGTCATCCATCTCCATCATGGCTACGTAGCATTCACGTGAAGCCACCTGATTTCCGCGTAGCTCTCCCACTCCATACTCGGTAGGAAACTTAATCATTAGGTGGTAGGTTAAGGTTAcagccttccacgagttgagggTGGGTTATCCGATgatagcattgtaggcggacgagcaatcAACCACTAGGAATGTTACGTCCTTGGTGATCTGCTGAGGGTAGTCACCCACCATGACAGATAATGTGACCGTGGCCAAGGGGAACACCTGTGTTCCTCTAAAGCCAATGAGAGGGGCGTTTGTCAAAATCAATCGTTCTCTGTGAAAAAAATCCCCAATTGTTGGAATGCGGGGTAGTATAGGATATCCACCAAGCTGCCATTGCCAACCAGCATCCGGTGTATGTTGTAGTCCCCTACTTGAATGCCGACGACAAGCGCGTCGTCATGCTGGTGGTGAAGCCGTCACGCATCTTCTTCCGAGAACCCAATGACGGGGCCTTCTATTCGCGCTATCTTTGGCACGGTGCCCGTCAGCTAGACGCTCTGGACCATCCTGAGGTAAGTCTTGCGGGCCTTTTTTGATGACCCAGTAGTTGCCGTTCCCCCTATGATCATCCTAATGTCTCCTATGGGGGGTTTAGGGCGCTCATTATCTCGTTGGCAGGGCTGCTCTAGAGAAGGTGGATCTGTCCTCTCCTTTCTGACGAACTTTTGCAATTTTCCTTGCTTGATAAGGGTCTCGATTTGCTGCTTTAGGTCGTAACAATCGGTTGTGTCATGACCGTGGTCACGGTGGAAGCAGCAATATTTGTCCCTTGATCGCTTGTTAGGGTTTCCCTTCAGCTTTCCAGGATAGGTTAGGGCCtcctcgtccttgatttgcattaggacttggtctattGGGGCAATTAACAGGGTGAAGGTTGTGAATCTTCCTCCCGGGGGCCTAGAGCGCCTTTCATCCCTTTGGTATCCCGTTCTTGCCTTCTTTCGCCCTTGGTCTTGCTACGTGTCTTCCTGCCTCTCCCTTTTCCTGGGCTTTTCCTCTTAAGCCAGCAGCACGtcttcagcattcatgtacttggtggcCCTATAAAGTACTTCTGACATGGTCTTCGGGTTGTTCTTgtatagggagaaaaaaaactttcccTTTCGCAACCCATTTGTGAATGCCGCTACAAGTATCTTGTCGTCAGtttcgtcgatcgagagtgctTCCTTATTGAAGTGGGATATGTAGGATCTTAGCGTCTCGTCCTCTCGCTGCCTGATACTCATCAAGCAAGCTGTAGACTTTTTATACCTATGTCCCTCAATGAAGTGTGCGGTAAACtgagcgcttagctccttgaaagtGCTGATGGAGCCGGGTGTCagccggctgaaccaaattcttgcTGCACCCTTCAGCGTTGTAGGGAAGACCCTACACATGATTTCATCtactactccttgaaggtgcatcaaggtcttaaaggtctctaggtgatctagagtGTCCTTGACTCTGTCGTAACTATCTATTTGTGGCATGCGAAACTTATGTGGTAGGGGGAAGGAATTGACGGAGGTGGTGAACGGTGAGTCAGTTCGGTTAACGAGATCGTCAAGATCGCTGGACACCCGTCCCTTGAGGGCGTTCATCATGACTTCCATCTGTTCTTTATCGCCTGTATCTCTGCGGCAATAGGCGGCGGAGTCACATCCGTGAGGGATGGGAGGCTTACATTTTGTCGCTCTGGTCTACTCAGAGCGTTACTACCCTTCGGTCCCTCTCGGCCTCATCGTTTGGCATTGGTACCCTCTTGGTCCTCTTCCTGAGCATCATGTCCTGCCTTCCGGTGTAGTTGTTCTTCCAAAATctggttttgcttggtgaggcgTTCCACGACCACAGTTAGAGTCTACATTTGTCTTTCGAGAGTAGATGGTCGCGGCTCGTCTTCTTGAACGTTGTTGGTGGTCGCCATTGATtgagtaagtaccatgcaactttTTGTCCGGAAAGCGTTTGCTATGACTTACAAATTCACTACAAAGTGACGGTCCCCACAGACGGTATCAGCTAATGATACCGAAAAAgtcaccagtgagccacacaATACTTGCACACTCAAAATAgcacctgcacaacacaaaagaTAAGACCTTGCaaagagcaccggtgtggtctcggccaaatactctccgaaagtcaagttagaacttctcatCACTCTAGAGTACTAGAgaggggtaaattatgcgtaccttggctagtgagggtattggggcttttatagtagtagatggtTAACATCTCTTCCTTGgcgtagaagtcttttccttataggagtcttcttgggcgtatttggcgggatcctttccttataggaatcctttGAGTAGCGTCAAACGTGAAGGGCAAGACATTTCCTTATATATGCAATTGTGGACAGCAAGTAAACCTGCATTAGTGTCGTCAGCTTTATCCTACTTCCTTCAGCCTTACTGTCGTCAGTTTATTGATGGCGTTAGCCTTTAGGTGCGCCTTGCGGACTCTTCACATTGTCCCTATTAGAGCTTTGTTTGTTAGCAACTACCAAAGCAAGCTGATGGTTTTACCCGTAACCGTCAGCTTGTGCTCGGTGGCTTTATCTAAAATTGTCAGCTTATGCCTTATATGAGTAAGCACTctttttttatccttatcacTAGTTATAGCATAAAACTATaactttattcaataaaataaacattactacatattttgaaaatctaattattgaattgcatgtttatTATGCTCTTTACacatcaaattttatgtcaatcggatattatttattatataatctataagtttatattttatgcataagtttaaattataaaaacttgcaatttaaataatttattaatgacatagctattgatctttaattttctagaaattttgcaagcatgaaagatataagaagaagatgtaatcttatggtaaatttgtcaaaattcacctcccattaaaagatattgagtaaggttgtagtctaaagttacaaccaattttgtaccTAAACTTTGTACTTGTGATATTACGtctaaaaaatattgaatgagtCGGCTAATTTAAGCAAAGAGTCAAGCAGTGACATGGTGAGATGCAAGAATTTAGTCCTCAATATTGCTCTCTGAAAAAATATCCCACCCAAGATGCCATGGGTTATCTTGCCTACGTGATTGATATTGAGGTTAGTGAGCAGAAGTTAGAAGACATCCTAGTAGTAAGAGAATTTCCAGATGTTTTTCCTAAGGAATTGCCAGGGTTACCACCAGATAGAGAGGTTGAGTTCTCTATTGATATTTTACCTGGTACTAGCCCTGTTTCCAAGGCTCCTTATAGGATGGccccaacaaaattaaaagaattgaTGGTGCAGTTGCAAGAGTTACTAgacaagggtttttttttagacCTAGTGTATCCCCCTAGGGTGCACTAGTTctctttgtttaaaaaaaaaaaaaaaaaagacggaAGTTTAAGGCTATGCATTGATTACAGGGGGTTGAATAAAGTGACAGTGCCAAACAAGTATCCTCTTCCCcatattgatgatttgtttgattAGTTGCAAGGAGCAGTGAAATTCTCTAAGATTGACTTAAGTTCTGGGTACCATTAATTGAAAGTCAAGAAGGATGATGTGCCAAAGACGACATTTTGAACTCGTTATGATCACTATGAGTTCctggtgatgccgtttgggttAACGAATGCTCATGCAGTTTTCATGAACTTGATGAATAGGGTGTTTCAATCCTATCTTGATCAATTTGTAGTGGTGTTCATTGATGATATCTTGATTTACTCTAAGAGCAAGATGGAGCATGAAAAGCATTTAAGGATTGTGCTTCAAACGTTAAGAGACCATAAATTGTATGCCAAGTTGAAGAAGTGTGAACTTTGGCTTGCACAAGTTTCCTTCCTTGGGCACGTGATATCCAAGGATGGCATCTCAATGGACCCAAATAAAGTTGAAGCTGTAGTGAATTGGGAAAGACTGAAGAATGTTATTGAGATCCATAGTTTCTTAGGTTTGGCAGGTTATTGTTGAAGATTCATTGAGGGCTTCTCTAAGATTGCATTGCCATTGACCAAATTAACTAGAAAAAGGGGCTACCCTTGAGTGGGCAAATGAATACGAGCGTAGCTTCCAGGAGTTGAAGGATAAACTAGTTACAGCTCTAGTGCTTACATTACCTATAAGCTCTGAGGGATTCGTGATATATAGTGATGCCTCTCATAAGGGCTTAGGGTGTGTTTTGATGCATAATGGAAAGGTTATAGCTTATGTTTCGAGACAGTTGAAACCTTATGAAAGAAACTACCCAACCCATGATCTAGAGTTAGCAACCGTAGTCTTTGCTTTGAAAATATGGAGGCACCTTCTATATGGTGAATCTTGCAAGATTTATTGATCATAAGAGCCTCAAATACCTGTTTACATAGAAAGAGTTGAACCTCAGACAACAAAGGTGGTTAGAGTTGGTTACTGATTATGATTGCTCTATCGAGTACCATCCTAGTAAAGCCAATGTAGTGGTCGATGCCTTAAGTAGAAAGTCTTCTGGGAAGATGGCTTGTATGCTAACCACTCAGAAGCATATCCTTAATGATTTACAAAAAATGGGGATCGAGTTTAGAATTAGAGGTTTGGGTGGTAGTTGTGCCTATCTTTCAATGAGAACTATACTGTTATATGAGATTATTGCTTTACAGTATGAAGACCCGCAATTGTGCAAGTTGTGGGATAGAGTGAAGAATAGAACAGTTCCTAGTTTCCATATTGATGAGAAGGGTATTCTAAAGCATGGCACTAGA encodes:
- the LOC115990677 gene encoding uncharacterized protein LOC115990677 produces the protein MGYLAYVIDIEVSEQKLEDILVVREFPDVFPKELPGLPPDREVEFSIDILPGTSPVSKAPYRMAPTKLKELMVQLQELLDKVFMNLMNRVFQSYLDQFVVVFIDDILIYSKSKMEHEKHLRIVLQTLRDHKLYAKLKKCELWLAQVSFLGHVISKDGISMDPNKVEAVVNWERLKNVIEIHSFLGLAEKGATLEWANEYERSFQELKDKLVTALVLTLPISSEGFVIYSDASHKGLGCVLMHNGKVIAYVSRQLKPYERNYPTHDLELATKELNLRQQRWLELVTDYDCSIEYHPSKANVVVDALSRKSSGKMACMLTTQKHILNDLQKMGIEFRIRGLGGSCAYLSMRTILLYEIIALQYEDPQLCKLWDRVKNRTVPSFHIDEKGILKHGTRLCVLAIGELKRQIMEEAHNTPYTVHLGSTKIYLDLKTNFWWSGMKADITKLKKFVPNLTHVLEYIPHQIQEDLSYKEVLVKILDQKEQILRNHSIG